Proteins co-encoded in one Cytobacillus sp. NJ13 genomic window:
- a CDS encoding amidase has protein sequence MGKDICFDSARNLAKAIQDRELSVREVMEAHLSQIQRVNPKVNAIVSLNEELALKEADKADKMLDAGKPAGPFHGLPIAIKDTHNAVGFPATSGSLIYRDNYPSADDLIVERLRKAGAIVIGKTNVPEFAAGSHTFNKLFGATRNPYDLSKSAGGSSGGAAAAVASGMIPFADGSDMGGSLRNPASFNNVVGLRTSPGRIPLSRTALYSPLAVQGPITRNVDDAFFMLSVIAGPDGQSPLSIEEPGSRFLEPVQLDIKGLRIAYSADFGGLLPVEPEVRSNLEEQVKVFEDLGCIVEEACPDLTEADEVFQVLRAWEFELSYSEIFERYSEMIKPSVIWNIEKGRSLSGPDLGRAERLRALLYNRMSEFFKQYDSLMLPVSQVTAFDVNIEYPTEIDGVKMENYIDWMRSCYYISAAGNPSVSIPSGFTAEGIPIGLQIVGPHRADFEVLRIGRAFERATGYGKRRPKIAIEQTI, from the coding sequence ATGGGAAAAGATATTTGTTTTGATTCTGCACGCAATCTTGCCAAGGCGATACAGGACCGGGAATTATCCGTCCGGGAAGTGATGGAAGCACACCTGTCACAAATTCAGCGAGTAAATCCAAAGGTAAATGCAATCGTGTCTCTTAATGAGGAATTGGCGCTAAAGGAAGCAGACAAGGCGGATAAAATGCTGGATGCAGGAAAGCCGGCCGGCCCTTTCCATGGACTGCCCATCGCGATTAAGGATACTCACAATGCTGTTGGCTTTCCGGCAACAAGCGGATCCCTAATCTACCGGGACAATTATCCAAGTGCGGATGATCTGATTGTTGAAAGACTGAGGAAGGCAGGCGCGATAGTGATTGGAAAAACAAACGTTCCTGAATTTGCTGCAGGGTCTCATACCTTCAATAAGCTGTTTGGCGCTACCAGAAACCCATATGATCTAAGCAAATCAGCGGGCGGAAGCAGCGGGGGAGCAGCTGCTGCAGTGGCAAGCGGAATGATCCCTTTTGCGGATGGAAGCGATATGGGCGGATCGCTGCGGAACCCTGCCAGCTTTAACAATGTGGTTGGGCTGAGAACTTCCCCTGGGCGTATCCCACTTTCAAGAACAGCGCTCTATTCGCCTCTGGCTGTGCAGGGGCCAATAACACGGAATGTAGATGACGCCTTTTTTATGCTGTCTGTGATTGCCGGACCTGATGGCCAGTCCCCGCTTTCCATTGAAGAGCCAGGATCCAGGTTCCTGGAGCCGGTTCAGCTTGATATTAAGGGTTTGCGCATCGCGTATTCTGCTGATTTTGGAGGTCTTCTTCCAGTCGAGCCGGAGGTGAGAAGCAACCTTGAAGAACAGGTAAAAGTCTTTGAGGATCTTGGGTGCATAGTGGAAGAAGCATGCCCGGATTTAACGGAAGCAGATGAAGTTTTCCAAGTGCTTCGAGCATGGGAGTTCGAGCTATCTTATTCTGAAATCTTTGAGCGATACAGTGAAATGATTAAACCGAGTGTCATCTGGAACATTGAAAAGGGCAGAAGCCTGAGCGGTCCGGATTTAGGACGTGCCGAGCGGCTCCGGGCGCTTTTATATAACCGTATGAGTGAATTTTTTAAGCAATATGATTCGCTGATGCTCCCAGTGAGCCAGGTTACAGCATTTGATGTGAATATTGAATATCCAACAGAAATCGATGGCGTAAAAATGGAGAATTATATTGACTGGATGAGGTCCTGCTATTACATTTCCGCAGCAGGTAACCCATCTGTCTCCATCCCGAGCGGATTTACTGCAGAAGGCATCCCGATTGGCCTGCAAATTGTCGGACCGCACAGAGCTGACTTTGAGGTCCTAAGAATCGGGCGGGCCTTTGAACGGGCTACAGGGTACGGAAAAAGGCGACCGAAGATTGCTATTGAACAGACGATATAA
- a CDS encoding STAS/SEC14 domain-containing protein, protein MLQFIESRSPSTIALAFNGNATKEDAEKLDQYVRENFKDDQKFNILAIMTDVDGTTFQGATEGMEFDIKRWKQFNKFAVVSDKDWIGTVSKLTNYLPGIKVEYFEGHQLEEAWTWIKE, encoded by the coding sequence ATGCTTCAATTTATTGAATCTCGCTCTCCCTCTACAATTGCTCTCGCTTTCAATGGGAATGCAACCAAGGAAGATGCAGAAAAACTGGATCAATACGTCAGAGAAAATTTTAAAGATGACCAGAAGTTCAATATTCTGGCCATTATGACTGATGTAGACGGGACCACTTTCCAAGGTGCCACGGAAGGAATGGAATTTGATATAAAAAGGTGGAAACAGTTTAATAAATTTGCTGTTGTCAGTGATAAAGACTGGATAGGAACTGTATCCAAGCTTACAAACTACCTGCCTGGCATTAAAGTTGAATACTTTGAAGGCCATCAGCTTGAGGAAGCTTGGACTTGGATTAAAGAGTGA
- a CDS encoding sigma 54-interacting transcriptional regulator: MKSNQLETYKQAFEDLNFILDITHSAITITNGEGVFTRLSKSCERIFGVPESELIGKNAFSLEKQGFFSTSVTCEVIRKQRRVTIIQKTAANKTVLVTGTPFFNKDKKIEKIINISKDITETNKLASDLKRLQAEHEWLKQELMKRTRMERGKVASESPGMKSIIELVHHIANMDATVLLLGETGVGKGYMANMIHSVSNRKDRPFISINCGAIPKNLLESELFGYEKGAFTGALKDGKKGLFESAGSGTIFLDEIGDMPVSLQVKLLHVLDDRTVRRIGGSASFKVDCRIIAATNKDIKELVRTGQFREDLFYRLNVVPITIPSLRERKEDLLFLANMFIDSMNNKYKMKKTFSEEAIRALYDYNYPGNIRELQNMIERLVINTLGDTIEAEKIREMTEASSPITQSEEITPLKEAVEQLERNMLLTAFQKYKTTRRVAEALKIDQSTVVKKAKKLKVHER; encoded by the coding sequence ATGAAGAGCAATCAGCTGGAAACATATAAGCAAGCCTTTGAAGATTTAAATTTTATACTGGACATCACCCATAGCGCAATCACCATCACAAATGGAGAAGGGGTATTTACGAGACTCAGCAAATCCTGTGAAAGAATTTTTGGAGTGCCGGAATCTGAACTCATTGGAAAAAACGCCTTTTCACTTGAAAAACAAGGGTTTTTCAGCACATCGGTTACCTGTGAAGTGATCCGCAAGCAAAGAAGGGTCACGATCATACAGAAAACAGCTGCCAATAAAACAGTCCTGGTAACCGGCACTCCCTTCTTTAATAAGGACAAAAAAATCGAAAAGATTATCAATATATCTAAAGACATCACAGAAACCAATAAGCTGGCATCGGACCTAAAAAGGCTTCAGGCAGAACATGAGTGGCTGAAACAGGAATTAATGAAGCGTACCCGGATGGAGCGCGGCAAGGTTGCCTCTGAGAGCCCGGGCATGAAAAGTATCATTGAGCTTGTTCATCATATCGCCAATATGGACGCAACCGTTTTGTTATTGGGAGAAACCGGTGTCGGCAAGGGGTATATGGCTAATATGATTCACTCTGTCAGCAATCGCAAGGACCGGCCCTTTATTTCCATCAATTGCGGGGCCATACCTAAAAACCTGCTCGAATCAGAGCTTTTCGGTTATGAAAAGGGGGCGTTCACAGGTGCACTAAAGGATGGAAAAAAAGGGCTGTTTGAATCTGCCGGCAGCGGCACCATTTTCCTGGATGAAATCGGGGACATGCCTGTGAGCCTGCAGGTGAAGCTTCTGCATGTTCTGGATGACCGTACTGTAAGAAGAATCGGGGGATCGGCATCCTTTAAAGTAGACTGCAGAATCATTGCAGCCACCAATAAGGATATTAAAGAGCTGGTGAGGACCGGCCAATTCCGCGAGGACCTCTTTTACAGGCTGAACGTTGTGCCCATTACGATCCCTTCGTTAAGAGAGCGTAAGGAAGACCTGCTTTTCCTCGCCAATATGTTCATTGACAGCATGAATAATAAATATAAGATGAAGAAGACCTTTTCCGAAGAAGCCATCAGGGCGCTATATGATTACAACTACCCCGGGAATATAAGAGAACTGCAAAATATGATTGAAAGACTGGTCATTAACACACTGGGGGATACGATCGAAGCCGAAAAAATCCGGGAAATGACCGAAGCCTCAAGTCCCATCACCCAAAGCGAAGAAATCACCCCCCTGAAAGAAGCCGTGGAGCAATTAGAAAGGAACATGCTATTAACCGCTTTCCAAAAGTATAAAACCACCAGAAGAGTGGCCGAAGCCTTAAAGATTGACCAATCGACGGTTGTAAAAAAGGCCAAGAAACTGAAAGTGCATGAACGATAG
- a CDS encoding acyl-ACP desaturase: MLTNHLDFRLEPKVRELYEEHKKRAEKIDWGYHEFLPWDKAQDFRRVPWDESQVTLPESVITAVETALLTEVNLPWFTSYLDQTFKGSLSVIKEFVHTWTAEEDQHSNLLETYLLITRNVHPGRLHQLHKQTVENGWNPDFHTPFETMVYTSMQELATMVFYYNVAKVAGPHDKDLSSLLRRLAKDETLHYTFYRDVIKYHLQLEPNYCYYLGNVIMNFKMPGAVMPDFEDRMAIIAKEANYGPLEYFDQVLDVIIEYWEIEKLRPIAPEAEKARLDILNYHARLKRVRDRFYSKK, from the coding sequence TTGTTAACAAATCATCTCGATTTTCGACTGGAGCCTAAGGTAAGGGAATTGTATGAAGAGCATAAAAAACGTGCTGAAAAAATAGACTGGGGTTATCACGAATTTCTCCCATGGGATAAAGCGCAGGATTTCCGCCGTGTTCCCTGGGATGAGAGCCAGGTGACACTTCCGGAGTCCGTCATTACGGCTGTGGAGACAGCGCTATTAACAGAAGTGAATCTTCCATGGTTCACCTCTTATTTGGACCAGACATTTAAAGGTTCATTAAGCGTCATTAAGGAATTTGTGCATACCTGGACAGCGGAAGAGGATCAGCACTCCAATCTTCTTGAAACCTATCTATTAATTACGCGTAATGTCCATCCGGGCAGGCTTCACCAGCTTCATAAGCAAACAGTGGAAAATGGCTGGAATCCTGATTTTCATACGCCATTTGAAACGATGGTTTATACATCCATGCAGGAGCTGGCCACCATGGTGTTTTACTATAATGTGGCGAAGGTGGCAGGGCCTCATGATAAGGATTTATCCAGCCTGCTGAGGCGTTTGGCTAAAGATGAGACCCTGCATTATACTTTTTACAGGGACGTTATTAAATATCATCTGCAATTAGAACCTAATTATTGCTACTACCTTGGGAACGTCATCATGAACTTTAAAATGCCAGGTGCTGTCATGCCGGACTTTGAAGATCGGATGGCTATCATCGCAAAAGAGGCCAATTATGGCCCGCTTGAATATTTTGACCAGGTTCTGGATGTCATTATAGAATATTGGGAAATAGAAAAGCTGAGGCCGATTGCACCGGAAGCAGAGAAAGCAAGACTTGATATCCTAAACTATCATGCTCGCTTGAAAAGAGTTCGGGATCGGTTTTACAGCAAGAAATAA
- a CDS encoding Zn-dependent hydrolase, which translates to MEINLSRLMNDFENIAGFTSTPGKGCTRFSYSKEDRRVREYLFARMEELEMDIKVDAIGNIRATYGKELNRPSIMIGSHHDTVKNGGKYDGLTGVLAALEIIRVLKEEKAELQQPIELVSFAEEEGSNFGITMLGSKVFAGKYNLEELKTIKNSEGKSVYETAKDFGLEIDQAERDILQRGEIDAMIELHIEQGQILESQQKSIGIVQAIAGMRTYKVTIEGDSNHAGTTPMDLRSDPMAGAAEIISQVRKTAKYDALPTTVATVGKLECRPNIPNVIPQKVEFYVDIRDVEARGVEIVSGKLAQKIKEVSDEHSLKSTIGLVGESKTVKLSSKLIEKIEKTAIEQGFDYLKVNSGAVHDTAMLSGLTDIGMIFIPSKGGKSHCPEEYTSEKDIKAGCDLLLNVVRKLACQKTEKQKI; encoded by the coding sequence TTGGAGATCAATCTCAGCCGGCTGATGAACGATTTTGAAAACATAGCAGGCTTTACCAGTACGCCGGGCAAAGGCTGTACGAGATTCTCGTACAGTAAAGAGGATCGAAGAGTCAGAGAATATCTTTTTGCCCGCATGGAGGAGCTGGAGATGGACATAAAGGTTGATGCCATCGGAAATATTAGGGCTACATACGGAAAAGAACTGAATAGGCCTTCCATTATGATTGGTTCCCATCACGATACTGTGAAAAATGGAGGGAAATATGACGGGTTAACAGGTGTATTAGCTGCACTGGAAATTATAAGAGTATTAAAAGAAGAGAAGGCAGAATTGCAGCAGCCAATTGAATTGGTAAGCTTCGCAGAAGAAGAGGGCTCCAATTTTGGTATAACCATGCTTGGCAGTAAAGTGTTTGCCGGAAAATATAATTTGGAAGAATTAAAGACAATCAAGAATTCAGAGGGAAAATCTGTTTACGAAACAGCTAAAGATTTTGGACTTGAAATTGATCAAGCAGAAAGAGATATTCTCCAAAGAGGGGAAATAGACGCCATGATTGAGCTGCATATCGAACAGGGGCAGATACTCGAAAGCCAGCAAAAATCAATTGGAATCGTCCAGGCTATTGCCGGTATGAGAACGTATAAGGTGACAATTGAGGGAGATTCGAATCATGCAGGGACCACTCCAATGGATTTACGATCAGATCCAATGGCTGGTGCAGCTGAAATCATCTCCCAAGTTCGAAAAACAGCTAAATATGATGCATTGCCAACAACAGTAGCGACAGTCGGGAAATTAGAGTGCAGGCCAAATATTCCAAACGTGATTCCTCAAAAAGTCGAATTCTATGTAGACATCAGAGATGTTGAAGCCAGGGGAGTTGAGATTGTTTCCGGCAAGCTTGCTCAAAAGATAAAAGAGGTGTCTGATGAGCACTCGTTAAAAAGCACGATCGGGTTGGTTGGCGAATCCAAAACCGTTAAGCTTTCATCCAAGCTTATTGAAAAGATTGAGAAAACGGCAATCGAGCAGGGATTTGATTATCTAAAGGTTAATAGCGGTGCCGTACATGATACAGCAATGTTAAGTGGACTGACTGATATAGGTATGATTTTTATCCCGAGCAAGGGAGGAAAAAGCCATTGCCCTGAGGAGTATACAAGTGAAAAAGACATTAAGGCAGGCTGTGATTTATTGCTGAATGTCGTGAGAAAGCTGGCATGCCAAAAAACGGAAAAGCAGAAGATCTAG
- a CDS encoding M20 family metallopeptidase, whose amino-acid sequence MTEKLFERLQEIYPEMVSFRRDLHMYPELSHHEVNTPEKVACFLENLGLEVKRNVGGRGVTGLLKGGKPGKTVALRADFDALPIQEENEVEYKSRIPGVMHACGHDVHTAALLGVAKTLSEVKDQLEGNVLFIHQFAEEVIPGGAKSMIEDGCLDGADVIYGAHVWSTNRTGTIGVREGDAMAAGDTFEINIFGKGGHAATPHLTVDPIAAGSQLISNLQQVVARKVDPVKTAVVSVAAFNSGTGFNVIPDKARITGTVRTFDEDVRSMIESLIGEIAHSTCKAVGATAKYEYVRGYPAVKNHPDETKRIERLAGKIVGEENVIHMPAQMGMEDFAYYLQKVPGTFFFVGGNSEGIEEFPHHHPRFDVDERSMIDIGKVFISAVFDYLSDEGAAERKPAKVQSN is encoded by the coding sequence ATGACAGAAAAGCTATTTGAAAGATTACAGGAGATTTATCCGGAGATGGTGAGTTTTAGAAGGGATCTTCACATGTATCCGGAGCTTTCCCATCATGAGGTGAATACTCCTGAGAAAGTGGCATGCTTTCTTGAAAATTTGGGATTGGAAGTGAAAAGGAACGTTGGCGGCAGAGGGGTAACAGGATTATTGAAGGGCGGTAAGCCTGGGAAGACGGTTGCATTGCGTGCGGATTTTGATGCTCTTCCGATTCAGGAAGAAAATGAAGTGGAATACAAATCCCGAATTCCGGGGGTTATGCATGCTTGCGGACATGATGTTCATACCGCGGCCCTCCTGGGCGTGGCCAAAACATTATCCGAAGTGAAGGATCAGCTGGAAGGAAATGTCCTGTTTATTCATCAATTTGCTGAAGAAGTGATTCCAGGCGGGGCGAAGTCAATGATTGAAGATGGATGTCTTGATGGCGCAGACGTCATCTATGGCGCCCATGTCTGGTCCACGAATCGGACAGGCACGATCGGCGTAAGAGAAGGCGATGCCATGGCAGCAGGAGATACCTTTGAGATTAATATATTTGGAAAGGGAGGACATGCTGCGACGCCGCATTTGACCGTTGATCCAATTGCAGCAGGAAGCCAGCTCATATCAAATCTTCAGCAGGTTGTGGCAAGGAAGGTGGATCCTGTGAAAACAGCAGTCGTGTCTGTAGCTGCTTTTAACAGCGGTACCGGATTTAATGTCATTCCAGACAAAGCCAGAATTACCGGAACAGTCCGTACGTTTGATGAAGATGTCCGCAGCATGATTGAAAGCTTGATAGGGGAAATTGCCCACTCAACCTGTAAAGCTGTAGGGGCAACCGCAAAGTATGAATATGTCAGAGGCTATCCGGCTGTAAAAAATCATCCCGATGAAACAAAAAGGATTGAAAGGCTGGCCGGAAAGATTGTAGGTGAAGAAAATGTCATTCACATGCCGGCGCAAATGGGAATGGAGGATTTTGCATATTATCTGCAAAAGGTTCCCGGAACCTTCTTCTTTGTTGGGGGAAATTCAGAAGGAATTGAGGAATTTCCGCATCACCATCCGCGCTTTGATGTGGATGAACGTTCCATGATTGATATTGGGAAAGTGTTTATTTCCGCAGTGTTCGATTATCTGTCTGATGAAGGCGCTGCTGAACGCAAGCCTGCTAAAGTTCAGTCTAATTAA
- a CDS encoding small-conductance mechanosensitive channel — translation MSVPTKAGVTEAKIEVRQTTMSMQGFHGKSDFWGQTTLWMLIVMSFVPPIYFSFILGYHPGWGAIAGGLVGYAAFIGIMWFLEPITYYPVLGKSGTYIAFLTGNIANMCLPCSAAAQESIGAEPGTKKAEVAGTLGIAVASLTNIVIIIAVVLSGSFILTIIPQSIQNALQFILPAIYGGVLGQFALKKPLYGLVAFVIGMAVLFAPIFSLIKIVLCVAITIAVVLFIEKSKGGASE, via the coding sequence ATGTCAGTACCGACGAAAGCTGGAGTGACGGAAGCAAAAATTGAAGTAAGACAAACAACCATGAGCATGCAGGGATTCCATGGCAAGTCAGATTTTTGGGGGCAAACCACTCTTTGGATGCTGATTGTAATGTCATTTGTGCCGCCGATCTATTTTTCATTCATACTGGGCTACCATCCAGGCTGGGGAGCCATTGCAGGGGGATTGGTCGGATATGCAGCCTTTATCGGGATCATGTGGTTTCTTGAGCCCATTACTTATTATCCGGTGCTTGGAAAATCCGGAACCTATATTGCGTTTTTGACCGGTAATATCGCCAATATGTGCCTTCCGTGTTCAGCTGCCGCTCAGGAGTCAATTGGAGCAGAGCCCGGTACAAAAAAAGCAGAGGTTGCAGGCACGCTGGGAATTGCTGTCGCTTCCTTAACAAACATTGTCATTATCATCGCGGTTGTGTTAAGCGGTTCGTTTATCCTGACTATCATCCCGCAATCCATCCAAAATGCCCTTCAATTTATTCTGCCTGCAATTTACGGAGGGGTTCTAGGGCAATTTGCCCTTAAAAAGCCTCTGTATGGATTGGTTGCTTTCGTAATCGGTATGGCTGTGCTGTTTGCGCCGATTTTCAGCTTGATCAAAATCGTTCTTTGTGTAGCCATTACAATTGCGGTCGTTTTATTTATTGAAAAATCAAAAGGCGGCGCATCCGAGTAA
- a CDS encoding cytosine deaminase, with amino-acid sequence MIIKNAKLRGREGFWNIAIKDGKIHSLSQGEAEAGQKILDAAGSLVSAPFIEPHIHLDTTLTAGEPEWNQSGTLFEGIQRWAQRKETLTHEDVKTRAKTALKWQIAQGIQHVRTHVDVTDPSLTALKALLEVKEEMADYVDIQLVAFPQEGINSYPSGAELMEEALKMGADVVGGIPHFEFTREYGVASMKTAFDLAEKYDRLVDIHCDEIDDEQSRFVEVVAAEAYERGLGSRVTASHTTAMGSYNDAYTYKLFRLLKLSNINFVANPLVNIHLQGRFDTYPKRRGITRVKELLEAGLNVSFGHDDIFDPWYPLGTGNMLQVLHMGIHVSQLMGYEQIVNSFDLITNNSAKTLNIEEKYGIEAGKPANLIILDAENEYEAIRRQAAVRYSIRNGKVIAETKPSQTSVMFGEAKENVNFHK; translated from the coding sequence GTGATTATTAAAAATGCAAAACTAAGAGGTCGGGAAGGCTTTTGGAATATAGCGATAAAAGACGGAAAGATTCATAGCTTATCACAAGGGGAAGCGGAAGCGGGCCAGAAAATTCTTGATGCTGCAGGATCCCTGGTTTCGGCACCATTTATCGAGCCTCATATTCACCTGGATACTACCCTAACAGCCGGAGAGCCGGAATGGAATCAGAGCGGAACATTATTTGAAGGCATCCAAAGATGGGCACAAAGAAAAGAAACCCTGACACATGAAGATGTAAAAACAAGGGCCAAAACGGCACTAAAATGGCAGATTGCGCAGGGAATCCAGCATGTCCGCACCCATGTGGATGTAACAGATCCAAGTCTGACTGCATTAAAAGCACTTTTAGAAGTAAAAGAAGAAATGGCTGACTATGTGGACATCCAGCTTGTAGCCTTCCCGCAGGAGGGAATCAATTCTTATCCAAGCGGCGCCGAGCTCATGGAGGAAGCGCTGAAAATGGGGGCTGATGTGGTAGGAGGCATTCCTCATTTCGAGTTCACAAGGGAGTATGGCGTTGCTTCAATGAAAACGGCCTTTGATCTTGCAGAAAAATATGACCGCCTTGTTGATATCCATTGCGATGAAATCGATGATGAACAGTCGCGCTTTGTGGAAGTTGTGGCTGCGGAAGCCTATGAACGCGGATTGGGCAGCCGGGTAACAGCCAGCCATACAACGGCAATGGGCTCGTATAATGATGCTTATACCTACAAGCTGTTCAGACTGCTAAAGCTATCAAACATTAATTTTGTCGCCAACCCGCTCGTAAATATCCATCTGCAGGGGCGCTTTGATACGTACCCGAAGCGCAGAGGGATTACAAGAGTAAAAGAATTGCTCGAAGCAGGGCTAAATGTAAGCTTCGGCCATGACGACATCTTTGATCCATGGTATCCGCTTGGCACCGGCAATATGCTGCAGGTGCTCCACATGGGCATCCATGTGTCACAGCTGATGGGCTATGAGCAAATTGTTAACTCTTTTGACCTGATTACAAATAATAGTGCTAAGACATTAAATATTGAAGAGAAATACGGAATTGAAGCTGGGAAACCGGCCAACCTGATCATTCTTGATGCGGAAAATGAGTATGAAGCGATCAGGCGTCAGGCGGCTGTCAGGTATTCCATAAGAAATGGAAAAGTAATTGCTGAAACGAAACCCAGCCAGACATCTGTGATGTTTGGTGAGGCAAAAGAGAATGTGAACTTTCATAAATGA
- a CDS encoding DUF5058 family protein: protein MDEVLRFANSTPVWIFASIVVAIVIFQALIFIRIASQTAPNIGMTKDETKRALRTGFISSLGPSFGIAVVIISLIAVLGGPFTLMRIGIIGSAATELTAAGIGANAYGVELNSPDFGLKAFTTVVWTMCLGGTGWLFFTALATKSLGKVEKKIVSKNAKMMTIVSTAAMLGAFAYLASQQMVKGYSETVAAIAAGVSMMVILTFAKKREIRWLQEWALGISLVIALTISYLTTLI, encoded by the coding sequence ATGGATGAGGTTTTAAGGTTTGCCAATAGCACTCCGGTATGGATTTTTGCCAGCATAGTTGTAGCTATCGTTATTTTTCAGGCTCTGATTTTCATCCGGATCGCTTCCCAGACAGCCCCAAACATTGGTATGACAAAGGATGAAACAAAAAGGGCTTTGAGAACAGGCTTTATCAGCAGTTTAGGACCTTCTTTCGGAATTGCAGTGGTCATTATCTCCCTTATTGCCGTCCTTGGCGGTCCGTTCACATTGATGAGGATAGGAATCATAGGCTCAGCTGCAACTGAATTGACCGCAGCTGGTATTGGGGCTAATGCATATGGTGTAGAGCTGAATTCCCCTGATTTTGGTTTGAAGGCATTTACGACTGTTGTTTGGACCATGTGCCTTGGGGGGACAGGCTGGCTGTTTTTTACTGCTCTTGCGACAAAATCACTGGGGAAAGTGGAAAAGAAAATTGTCAGCAAAAATGCCAAAATGATGACCATTGTGTCGACAGCTGCAATGCTCGGAGCATTTGCTTACCTTGCCAGTCAGCAAATGGTGAAGGGTTATAGTGAGACGGTTGCTGCCATAGCTGCAGGCGTATCGATGATGGTTATTCTTACATTTGCCAAAAAACGGGAAATCCGCTGGCTGCAGGAATGGGCGCTGGGCATTTCACTTGTCATCGCATTGACTATCAGCTATCTGACAACACTTATTTAA
- the codB gene encoding cytosine permease, with the protein MKKVDLDFSLEAVPQGHRNGFWKMLVVMLGLTFFSASMWSGGTLGTGLTFIQFIGIVLAGNLILGAYTGALAYIAAKTGLSTHLLTRYAFGEKGSYLSSFLLAATQVGWFGVGVAMFALPVQKVTGIDAYLLIAAAGLLMTGTAFFGMKALAILSFIAVPLITILGSFSVFKATETAGGLEGLMQYQPTEAISLAAALTICVGSFISAGTLTPDFTRFSNTKRSAVVSTVIAFFIGNSIMFLFGAIGAIATGQSDISEVMFIQKLIFPAILVLGLNIWTTNDNALYASGLGFASILKIRKGKVVIFNGIIGTIAAMWLYNNFVGFLTILGSTLPSIGAIILADYFIVNRGEYKKFADMNFKAVNWIAILAWAAGVAAANFVPGIPPINSLLGSAVTFVLVSKLAAALQSKETVREGELGSDY; encoded by the coding sequence ATGAAAAAAGTAGATTTGGATTTTTCGTTAGAAGCGGTACCTCAAGGGCATCGCAATGGTTTCTGGAAAATGCTTGTGGTGATGCTCGGCCTAACCTTCTTCTCAGCCAGCATGTGGTCAGGCGGAACGCTTGGAACAGGATTAACGTTCATTCAATTTATAGGAATCGTTCTGGCAGGCAACTTGATTTTAGGGGCTTATACAGGAGCCCTTGCTTATATCGCCGCAAAAACTGGCTTATCAACACACCTGCTTACCCGCTATGCATTCGGTGAAAAAGGATCTTACCTCTCTTCCTTCTTGCTGGCTGCGACTCAGGTTGGGTGGTTTGGCGTTGGGGTAGCGATGTTTGCGCTGCCGGTTCAGAAAGTAACAGGAATTGATGCGTATCTCCTGATTGCAGCAGCAGGTCTGCTGATGACAGGCACAGCCTTCTTCGGCATGAAGGCTCTGGCCATCTTGAGTTTCATAGCTGTACCTTTAATCACTATTCTGGGAAGCTTCTCCGTTTTTAAAGCGACAGAAACAGCAGGCGGCCTGGAAGGGCTTATGCAATATCAGCCAACAGAGGCCATTAGTCTGGCAGCGGCTTTAACGATTTGCGTAGGCTCGTTTATCAGTGCAGGTACGCTGACTCCGGACTTCACGCGATTCTCAAATACAAAGCGTTCTGCAGTAGTATCAACAGTCATCGCCTTCTTCATCGGAAACTCTATCATGTTCCTCTTTGGTGCAATCGGTGCAATCGCAACAGGGCAATCGGATATTTCAGAAGTCATGTTCATCCAAAAGCTGATTTTCCCGGCAATTCTGGTTCTTGGTTTAAATATCTGGACAACAAACGATAACGCTTTATATGCATCAGGCTTAGGGTTTGCGAGCATTTTAAAGATCCGAAAAGGAAAGGTTGTCATCTTCAACGGGATTATCGGAACGATTGCGGCCATGTGGCTGTACAACAACTTTGTCGGATTCCTGACGATTCTGGGATCGACACTGCCATCCATCGGGGCTATCATCTTAGCAGATTACTTTATCGTGAATCGCGGAGAGTATAAGAAGTTTGCAGATATGAATTTTAAGGCTGTTAACTGGATCGCAATCCTAGCCTGGGCAGCCGGCGTGGCTGCGGCAAATTTTGTGCCGGGAATCCCGCCAATCAACTCGCTGTTAGGATCAGCCGTAACATTTGTCCTGGTATCAAAATTGGCTGCTGCTTTACAAAGTAAGGAAACAGTCAGGGAAGGGGAATTAGGAAGTGATTATTAA